GATCGCAGATTCCTGATTGGCCTGTTCGATGACCGTCCAGGGCTTTGCGTTCGACCGCGCGAGCGAGATCGATGGCAACAGGGAAAGCATAACAGCCGAAACAAGAACAGTGGATGGGGTTTTCATGGTGAATTCAGTTTAGCGGTTGATTCTTGACCAGTGGAACTCGTCGATGTACATGCCGATGGGATTGGCAGTCATCTGCTCATCGCTCTTCGGCTGAATGAACCTGATCCTGAAAATCCCCCGCCAGTAACTCTCTTCGAGCGGTTCGCCATGCACTCCCCATGAGGACTCTTTCCAGTCCACCTGCCAGCTCTCCGAAGAGATAGGCACCATCGACAGAACTTCGACGCTCACCCGTTCGGTGTCTGCACGCTTGAACGGGTCTTTCTGCTGGACATAGGTGTTGAGAATGTTGGTTCCAACAGAGTTGACGTACCGGTAAGCATCGAGCCAGTTTTTCTTGATGACTGCCTTGTCGGAACTGATCGTCCTGGTATCCTGAATGAACCGCTGGAGATGATACTTGATCGACGCAGCCGAGGGGGTGAATTCGCTCCAGCTCTTGCCGATGGCTCCCCGGTAGCTCGCACTGCCATCCTGCGCCACTT
This genomic window from Chlorobaculum limnaeum contains:
- the trbF gene encoding conjugal transfer protein TrbF, yielding MKGTTRTWSSKGELDTPYKRAKQEWDDRIGDAVIQAKNWRLATFAVLLFIAMPAITGLVYVGSLPKQVPHIVEVAQDGSASYRGAIGKSWSEFTPSAASIKYHLQRFIQDTRTISSDKAVIKKNWLDAYRYVNSVGTNILNTYVQQKDPFKRADTERVSVEVLSMVPISSESWQVDWKESSWGVHGEPLEESYWRGIFRIRFIQPKSDEQMTANPIGMYIDEFHWSRINR